Part of the Thunnus albacares chromosome 11, fThuAlb1.1, whole genome shotgun sequence genome, tttgtttttttgttggctTAATTAAAAGTGAAGGAACAATAACAACTTCACTCTGTCTTTTTCAGAAAATTCTCCACCAGAAATGGTTTCAttcatctcttttctctcttcaaaTCATTTAATTCAAGTTAAACACTATAAACAGCCATAAAATGTTAGCAATACATTTTACTCTATAGCTACTagaaatacagtatttcacattttgtattcaagttttagttctgtttttcaATCCCATAGTTATATTTCAGATGACAACAGTTCAAACACCTTGCGttcatcagttttattttatcataataatcctgtcacaaacacacacacacacaaacacactcactaacaACAGAGCTCACATACAAATCCTCGTATAAACAAGGTTAACACATGTAAaatctctttcacacacagacacagacacgcgcacacaaacacacacacactctctcgcTCTCAGCAGGTCAAAGCCAATTGCTGACCACAGCTACTTTAAACTCAAAGCTGAGCCAACCAGaaatatgtgtgtctgtgtgtgtgtgtgtgactgaactCGCCCTGActgctttaaagaaaaaacatcacagcaggtTAAATAAACTCTCAGGCAATAACACAGCTTCGGTagatgaaatattgactgtaatCCTGCAACCGGCGACAAAgttcacagtttgtgtgtgtgtgtggtttttagTTGCTCTGCTACTGCTGAAGAAATGAGttttacagcaaaataaactgGAGGAGAATCAGATGGCGGATGAAGAtgtaaagagaagaagaggagaggggaaagcAGGATGCATAAATGTTGAGGTAAGTTGTTGATTTATGGAATTTCTATACAGATTTTACtgtaagtttattttatatttcagacacacaacagctgcttagattcatttttttccaagCTGAACTTTCTaagtttaaacacaaaaaatggaACTTGTCTTTCACTGGGTTAAAATATGAGAGAACGTTCATGTTCACACAGTTTGATAGCGTTAAGACTAGGACTACAActaatgtttcttttcattatcaattaaaaatcaattaaaaaaaatgttgatcaccgTTTCCAAAAGCCCGAGATGCaacataaaatgtcttgttttgtccagtcCAATagtccaaaacaaaaatatattcagtttactatcatagctatactacaaatgaaaatattcatatgtaAGAAACTGGGACCAgataatttggacatttttggacaaaaaagaaaaaagactcaaaatgattaattgattctcAAGATATTTGGCAATTTCCtgtcaatcgattaattgactattcgttgcagctctagttaagAGTCAACAGCACTTTTGAGCACTGACTGCCTTAGTTGATTTAACAAACTTGACAAGAGAATGTCAAACTCAGAGCGAGGAGATTAAGTTAGTTCTGTCTATGTACCTACCGAGAGTTAGTCCTGAAGTGAAACAGACCTGGATGCTTCCCGTAGTAAAGTTGCCAGCAGCTCTTCATCGGGGGTAGTGCATTTGCTGAACCAGTTAGTGCTTATCCTTTAATTGAATAaacacagtgttaaaaaaaacactttcgATAAAGCTTAACTCTCACCTTTGTGTGGCTAGCCGAAATCTGTTGTTGAGTGTGGAAAGGACTCATTACTGCCCCTTATGGCTGCAATGAGCACTGTAAATGCAATGAGTGTTTTCTGTTCTCTGGCCACAAGGGGCAGTATTGAGCCTATTACAGCTTGGATGGATGAGAACCATAgcctgtataaaaatatggacgtaattaccgtgacgtcacccgttggtttctgaagagcggttttgaagctcaaagagAGCCtctccggccgtcgccatcttggcagtgcgtgactctgcctaactcccagccaatcaaaaatgggcaaagaggcgggccgaatggctgaaacaagccacctagcggctggcggacctgtcactcaaagcagccatttccttcattatgcataactttacggctatataaaatttaaacaggtgagttataaaaaaattcacccccgtacagttgtcatgaaaggggaaattagctacagagacctaaactgttttttgtaccaggctgtaaacatgtttatatctgctgtaaagttggacattttaacatgggggtctatggggattgactcgcttttggagccagcctcaagtggccattcaaggaactgcagtttttggccccatagacccccatgttaaaatgcccaactttacagcagaaataaacaagttGACAGCCTGGTACAGAACCTGGTAcccattcatgacaactgtatgagGGATGAATTTTcatataactcacccgtttcAATTTTACTAAGACTTAAAATTATGCATAATTACTGGCAtggccgctttgagtgacaggtgctACGACGGTGACAACTTTGGTTAGGTAACATGACCATGGCATAACCTGAGATTCACAGAGTGTAGGTGCGGGTGTAGTTGTAgccgtcgctatttcagtgtgttttcagttcatgaaagttaattgtagCATATTGGTTGACTTAAAAAAGTCCTGTACAGCGTTTgcttgtactaaaagaccctccaaggagttggatgttcatttttttccagtaggtacattttgttttaatggatttaagcctgtttttcgatagtgaaaattagcaccagcattagcattagcatcatcacagttaaccatagactgtaaatgcactgtgctaattAAGCTAGATGCTAGCGTTAGGGTATATGATGAGAACTCACTGGTGCTTCATCGCTAATGTCAGCAAACAGCTAACATAGTCGAATTGTTCAAATAAAGCGAGGCAAAAATTAGCTTCAgtgctgtaaaaataaactcCAAATGCAGATTTCCACAACAGAATCAGGGCCTTTATCtcaaatacacataaaataatacacaagataatattcataataaaatCCCATAATGTGACCACACATCGCTGTCCAGCATCCCTCATTCAAGTTTTGTTGAATCTGATCAGTGGGATCAGATTTTGTGGAGGACATCGAGCATCACTGCACTCTGTTCATCCTCAGATCCAGCAGCCTTCatctcccccctcctcttcttccttgcCGACTGTCTGGAAAGGATTTGGGAGGAAGGTGAGACTACTGCAGCCATACGTCTGGCCCAAAGGATCCTCTGCCTTACAGGGActggtgctgctgtgtgtgggCCTGCTGGCAGCAGAGCGGCTGGTTAACGTGTTGGTACCTGTTTACTCCAAGAACATCGGTAAGCACTGAAAACCACGAAGCCTCTATAAATGAACAAGATAATCTGAGCTTTCTTTGTTGACATGAATGTGTTAAATTGTGTAAATTCTACTGTACTCATACATTTTTGTACTCAAATATTACTTTTATGCTGTCTGGAAACAACCAACAGAGCCAATTCAGTTGCTTTGTCAGACCCATTAactgcattttgctgtttaAACTCTAGATGGCAGTGTGCTCACATTTTTTTAGTATGGTGGTCTACTTTGTTTCTATGTCTTTGATTgattatgtttttcttcctcatatCTAGTGTCTTCTTAGTGTGTTCACAGTCCTCAGGGTTGTTAAGATCAATGACAGTTTGCACTGTTTTAGAAGTAGGTGCCTGACCACAGTGGTAGTCAATGCAAATTCTCTTACATTACACATTTATTGTCACCAAGGGGAAAGCTCACAATTATTTGTAGAAAATGAGTGAAACACTTTCTGTATGTGACATACATTACACAAACTAAACACATATggaacctaaccctaaccctgggTGTAAAAATTAATCATATGTTTCTTTGGTAGATTTCTCCCTGTGTAACTCATGAATGTTAGTGAAAAGCCAAAAAggatctctctctttttgtcatcTACCCTCACTGTGGTGCAGGTACACAGCAAGCTACACACATGTTTCAGGTAGAAGACACATGTCtagagttttaatttttttactgGAAGCAATAGTGACACTGTGAAAACTGTATTGGATGAAACCTAACATATTCAGTCATAGTAattacaaatcagaaaacaatgagATACCATAAACAAGCATCAGACCAAAGGTATGTAAAAATAATTAGTACAGTAACATTCATTCACAAATGTGTTCCACTCCACTTAGTTACAGGCTTCTTTCACtaaggacattttgacatgtcactgtaggaaaagcacagatgtccAAAATAAAAGGTAATGATCCATTTAGCTTCTTcggtttcagggtcctggtatcGTGCATGCTgtaacactgtcacactgtcatggtttacTGGGACTCTTGAATAGAacttgttaatgttattatagTAACATGTGCTTTTTCTACTGtgaaagtcaaaatgtctgctgtgaaaaaggcctatcaCCCCTAATACAAGGAAGACACAAAGTATCACCTGTGAACAACATGAAGTCCCAAGTACAACAGAGTAATTCATCTAATAAACATAAGAGTCCACAAGATTAAAATGAATAGAGTGAAATACAGAACAGTTAGCCCAACAGTTAACTAACAGTTGTGTAGAAAAATATCTAAGAAAGGAGATACCTACAGATGAATGGTCTGACAAGAACAGACTGCAACTGCTAGCAacataatgttatactgaaaCTAACTGCTGATTACTTTGATTCCTGGGTGCTGACATACAAATCTGATATTTTCTGTtggtttataaaaaaatattaagacaGTGAGCAGTTGCTGCTGCCACCACCATTGTTTTGAATGTAACCATGACAAGATCAGTGTCAGCAGCAAGAAAAGCCAAGCCAGTGTCTGAGTAGATGATAGTTTAACATCAGAATACAAATTTGGATTATCTGGACCAAAAGCAGTTTATAATATTAGTTAGCTAAGCTTGTTATATATGGCTACGATAGCATCAACCTGAAGCGTACAGGTCAGGTTTGAATGTAACTTTAGCCCTGGTAGCTGCTCACTGAAATTACCTTAAGCCTAAGTAACAGTTACCCTAGAATATTGTATTAGCAACACATTAGCCTCAGCTAATGTAGGTTAATGGCTAGCTTGGTTAATACTAAACTTATCacagaaaatcaaatttaatgtCTCAAATTACAACGGTCACAAAAGACCTACAACAGTCTGAGTACCTGCAGATAAATGTTCCATTAAGGGCATTTAGAACATAGCGGTTGCTACTGGCAACTGAATATTCAACCGAAAACCAACTGCGAGTGAATTTCATTATGAGGGACTGACAtcaaaatctgatgttttctgatAGTGGCTTATTTtctgcatatacacacattactgtagctaggtccataaaacacaataacagtTCATTCAcaggtttaaaaatgttcatttcatgTAGGTTCTGAGGTAGTTACTGAATCCAGTAACATACATCaccataaactgtaaacaatTGTGTGGGCTGGTTTTGTCATTTCTTATAAACCAGATCAGCTACTGAATGAAAACGTATGGGTTTGAAGGTAGAATCAAGCTTCACTTTCACATATGAAGGATGCAATTTGGCACACAACGAGGGGGTGTCATCATTTGCCAGGGTCTTTTGTACGCTGTTTTGTACGCAGGGCTGCATCCACCACAAGGCAACAACCCAGAAGCCTCCACTTCAGAGGAAGTCAGCATCCAGTTTGTCTTCAGTTACTTCTCCTTTTGGAAAACTGGCCATTTGGCTTTTGGAGCAACATGAAAGTATAAGCCAGCGCAGCAAGAATGAGGCCGAGCGCTGCTTTGTGTGATGAGGAAGGGGTGGAGGGGGTTTCAGAGGGGGGTTTgttattggtgtgtgtgtgtgtgtgcagagggtTTTCTGGGAGGTCACCCCTCCTGCCAGTCATGCTTAGCCGGCATTAGCGGCCTTTTTCGTGGAGTTAACACACCGGTACAACGGACGTTTTGTCTCTAAGTCCGACCCCCTCCGACTCTGGGACCCGATGCCAGAGTTGAAAATGCCCCCcgcagaaaacacacactagATAGTTTAAGaatgtaaaatacacacatctctttatttctttctatcaatctttttatctttctcttttcttttttttttactgtgccTCTCTTTCTGTGTGGATCTTtggtttttcttcctctcctcctccttctcccctcatctctgtctgtttattcatttcatcCTGATTCCCAGCACTTGTACAAAATGGTAATGAATGTGAATGagaatgtgtctgtgtggcaGAGAGgggagtgtgtgaatgtgttcatgactgtgtgtgtatgtgtgtgtttagttggtTTTCACTGGGAGGATGTTTATCTAGATCACAGGCCTCAGTAATAAGAAAATGTGGAGGATTTAACCTTTGTGTTGTACTTTGTAACACctatatgtgcatatgtgtgtgtgtgtgcgcagtgAATGAATTGTCTGCAGGAAGCAGCTGGACTTCACTGATCATCACTGTCTGCATCTACACACTGCTCAAGTTCCTACAAGGAGGAGGGGCAGGTACGCATGAGGTGTTtctatatttacagtacaggaatgtatgtaaataataaaatgcgTCTTTGATTTCTTCCTTCCTTTATCTATTGcgttttcctccctccttccatcactcaccctcctcttcctctctttgctCCTTGTAGGTACCTCCGGTTTCATCAGTAATCTTCGTCAGTTTCTGTGGATCAAAGTTCAGCAGTTCACCAGCAGAGGTGTTCAGGTACCACtcagactcttcttcttctgtatgtttCCTTGTCTTTCCTTCCTGCTGACTTTAATTTCAGAAATTTCCATAGTGTTAGCTCGCTTGTACTTAAAGGGGGCatatcatgtttatttctgggtctatatttttaatctggggctctattggaatatctattttcagttaaaaactccttattttaCTCACACtgaccaagcagcaactaccacggcttggGGATGAAGCCAACGTGGAAgcaccttaaagtgcaatgccactgacggccactagatgctggctccagaGAATCCCTGGCTCCTatagactcccattcaaaaagcgtcaacttctctctagaaatatgAAGTTAATAATTTTTTGATTTGAAGATTTGAAGACATTGAGCATAGAGTTAGTTCAGGCAGGCCACAAAGTGAAGCTCAGCTCACAAACCCAGCTACATCAGCTGACAGCAGCTGATCTTAAAGCCGGCCCACGTCAGTCGATGGCTCAGCTGATTACCGTCAATAAATTCAATTGGCAAATTTCATACAGGGCGCCTTATTTAAAGCTCCATCAGTCTTTCTACCATTGCTGCTTTCTCTGCACGCAGCTTGTAAAAACATGAGAGTGTTGAACTACTCCTTTAAGACTCATTAATACAGATTTCAAATTCATCAGGCTTACATTGGACATGGTCcaagtgtgtaatgtgttgtaGGCTGTGTGTAGTCTAATTTGGTAACCAGAAGCCCCTCTCTGCCCCTCTCCCTCCACACTTGAGGTGCGTTTGTTTTCCCACCTCCATGGATTATCTCTGCGCTGGCACCTGGAGAGACACACTGGGGATGTTCTGAGGAGCGTCGACCGAGGCACCTCATCTATCAATAACCTGCTGAGGTAGGACAGGAGGAGGCTGAAAAGTGGAGACACTAATCCTCAACTCACTTAACCCGGTTTCATTTACCAAAACATGACAGGCATGCGACTCAGAACACATGTAGGGGGCAAGTAATAACCcgtgtttgtatttgtctttaGCTACATCCTGTTCAGCATCCTCCCCACCATCTGCGACATCATCATCGCCATCATTTACTTTGTCTCCTACTTCAGTATCTGGTTTGGACTCATCGTTCTTGCCTGCATGGTGCTTTACctcagtgagtcagtgtgtgCGTGCTGTTTGAGTGTAAGTGTATGCTTTCCTTCACAATTTTTTTCCCATTGCTTTCTGGTCATCAGGACTCATATATCTAATTTCAGCAAAATTCTGAGCATCATGAAATCTTGATTCAATCCAGTTTGGTCAAGTTTAAACACTTCCAAAAATATAAGCTCTTAATAAATGTGAATGTATGATGGATGTATAGATTTTGTGCTCATACTTTTTAAACCCAGATCCAAGATCCAGCctcttgtttttgtaacaaTCTTTGTTAAATGCAGTTTCAAACTGATATTAACTCTGTCTGCAGCATGTACCGTCCTGATCACAGAGTGGAGGACGAAATACAGGAGAGAGATGAACAATCAGGACAACAACGCAAAGTCCAGAGCCGTAGACTCGCTGCTCAATTTTGAGACGGTAGATAACACCATcacacatatcacacacacaagactgactgacagatatTCCTTTGTTTTCCAGTCTTCACACTCTGggtttgtttaattttaattttatattttttgcagGTAAAATATTACAACGCTGAGGATTATGAAGTCCGCTGCTTTGAGGAGGCCATTCTGAAATATCAAGTAAGCTTTTGTTTCTATCAGGTTACTGTATGAGTGACATCACCTGGCAGCTAatagcagacagacagtttagttgctgcttatttcacatgtgaatatAAAGCAGTGTGTCTCGTATTAGTTCAAAGAATACTGATCAGTTTTCAAATCTTGCAATGATTGTTTTCAATGTTCCTTATTTTAAATTAAGCTCAATAAATTGTATGCTGGTTGTGTAGTACTGTGAATGGAAGAGCTCAGCGTCCCTCGCTCTGCTGAACCAAACACAGAACATCATCATAGGATCAGGACTGCTGGCTGGATCTCTGCTCTGCGCCTACCTGGTCTCCAAGGGACAATTCCAGGTATCAGTGAAGAGTGAACGAGACCAAGAGACTTCTTTGATGCCATGACCTCAGTGACTCAGACATGACTAAGAAACATGGACTTGACCGTGGTGACCTGGACATGACGAGATCTGGATATGAAACTTGGAGTTGATCTCCGTGAATCAAACAATATGTTAGTGATAAGGACATGACTTCGGTAACTTCGGGTACTTTCCGTTTGGCTAATATTGCTCCTCGCTACCCTCACTCACCTTTCTTCCTCACGCTTTGGCTCCTCTCAGAGGGGATGGGAGAGAAAGATGCAAAGGAGAGACAAGAGGATGAAGGATTAGTAATAATAAACACAGCTTTGTAGGACTGTAGCTGTATATTTTCCCTGAACTTATTAAGATAATCTTGgaattaaaaataagaaaagaagaagagaaaagccTTATGAGTCATGAAGAAAGTGAATGCTTTCATTATTCAGATTCTACACATAtgtcatatttttctatttaagatataaaaatgaataacattaGAGCCACCTTGGTGCTGTCTGTCTTTCCTGTTTCCAAAGGTAGTTTTCTTAATCTACAGTATTGCAAATCAtgcaattttattattattacagttaaaggggacgtattatgcttttccttattttcagacatatatatataatgtcacaatgtcggatattcatgttaaaagtggcttatgggtcaaataatgaggtaaacatatgtagcagtaatccctgtaaGCAGAAAGccctggcttcagactgctctgaacactccgTTTCCAatggttttttctacttttggcccaagctgatgtcagctcgtgacggatttctttatatggacatctgctacgtgcACAGTGCGCAAATTCGCTGTTCCACTCTGGGAGTAGTTACGCCAAGCCACGAcgccattacacagcacagcaaagtaaaataagtagtttacctattggaggtgtgctggttgtctgcagctcttaataaaacatctcactgtgactgtttctgcttgtactcttcctccctgcatcATTTCcaactgatccgctgaacaaatagctccaaataacTCCATATGCTGTTGTTTCGACTGGTTTTTAGCGctgctaacgaagctctgctaagtCAGTGAGGGACACgcttttacttcctgtaaattcttcacaataaaagtcttccATTAGTTAGTCAATTAAAAGCTttatttgaagcagtaaagcaggacatgtttggtttgcaatgacggtaaagttacacaactctgatacgtaaagctggccaatcagaatagagtgggcCCATCGGgaggagggccttaaagagacaggagctaaaacggagtGTAAGACAAATGGTGTATGTtgaggggctacataaagggccagtataagataaagaaggagttttttgaactttgaatcatgcagagctactctagtggagttcaaaaataaaaatttagagctgaaatgagcataataggtcctctttaagttGTTTTCCCAGCAGCCCGGCAGCTCCATCGGATCAGGTGATGGATCAATAAAGACAATCTGATCAAAGGGGTGTTGCTGTCTGATAAAAAACGACCACATAGGAAACACCTGTGGTTCCTcgctcttcctctctcttcttttccaaAATGCATTTAAGGGATTGGAACATCTTATATGATGAGGGAACTCTATCAACAGAGGTCACGGGCCGGAGAGGACGTGAGGAAGCAGAATTGACAGAATGGAAATAGGTCTCAGTAACTCAAATATGGTTTTAGAGACTCAGACTTAATGATGATGACTCAGACATGAGACATGTTAATTAGTTAGACAGGACTTTGGTGTATTGTGAATTAATTCAGTGAATCAGACATGATCTCATGGCTCAGACTCAATCTTAATGACCAGTAAGCATCCTTGGTGATTAGGATATGACCTTGTTTTAATACCTGACCCCACTGATAATGATGCACATAAAATGGACATGAGACTTGACtcattcttcatttttaatGGCTGTCTAGTTGCTGCTTTACTTATTGATGATTATAGGATTAGTAATGTTCTGTGGTGGTGTTTAATGTTTAGGAGCTGTATGTGTTTCCTTTCCCCTCAGGTTGGAGATTATGTTCTGTTTGGAACCTACATCATCCAGCTGTACACTCCTCTCAACTGGTTTGGTACCTACTACAGGTGAGATTAATATAAAGTACAGGATGTGTGTTTGAGGGGTGTTTTACAGTAGCAACAGTGCATATTAAATGCTGGTGATTGTATTTTCACACTACCGTAGCTACCGCTGTTACGGCTACTAATAATACAAATAACTATAGGTCATGTATCTCTGCAGGCTGATTCAGAGTTCATTTGTTGACATGGAGAACATGCTGGCTCTGTTGACAGTGCAGAAAGAGGTGAGTCATGAATCATATCAGGTGCATGATTGTAATGTAATTCATATTGGACCAAGTTAGTGCTAACATCATTCTGCTATCAGTGTTAATGAACTCAACAACTGATGTACTTTACTTTGATGTTTATATGCTTAAATGCCACattatgataataattattTGGATGCtgaatagtaaaaaaaaaactttatggTCGCTGATTTAATCACAATCCAGGCAGATTtagtaaacaaaatattttctacACCTTGTCAACAAATACAACAGATGTGAAGGAAGCAGTGAGCTCTCTTTTGCCAAAACTGCCTCCCTCCTTCACATCAGGTCAGGACCTGGATTCAGtgtcaaggacacttcagcaggatGACAGAATCCAGTTGTTGTGTTTGAAAAGCCTCCTTAGAAACTGATAATCACACTCAAAACAGGCTGATAATGTTGTGATAtgagaaaatgtcaaaagagTTCTCAACCTTCGACTTTTTATCTCTTAAGTGGCCCCCAACATTGAATGTATTTAACATTTGCCTGACTTCAAACTAAATTCCCTTtgagataataataatgaagttGAGAATGAAGCTGAGTTGAAGATAATGCAGCtaatgtaatcaaatgtttgatatgtttattatttttcaatcaATTTGTTATATTATTGGAAAGTAAAATATTACTATGATTAAAGCATTATTTAGATAATAGTATTTAGCTATAATACAATCAATGTCTTCTCTTTTATTAAATATGatacaaaataagaaaataattacatatttcAATACTtagaaataaattatataaagaGGCCTTTggtgaataaaaatgtcaatcaaaatataataattacatatgtataaataaaacaaaaattgtttGATGGTGTTGATTTGTGATCAGTCTGCTTCAGTCCTGCTTGAAAACAGAAACTCACGCAGTCAGAGGTCAGCGGATTAGGAGGTcaacaagtgtttgtgtgtgactttgtgtgtttgtgtgtctttgtgcgcATACACATACTAAAACACAGAGTCTgcgtgtatgtctgtgtgtgtacgtctgtctttgtgcgtgtgtgtgcttcGGTGGGAAAAGGCGTCCTCCGGCTGCCTCACTAAAGGCTCCTACATTCACAGGCCCTTGATATGGTAAACAGGCACATGAATGTAGACAAAAGCATTAGAGCACCTTAAAAATACAGCGGCCCTTTTCTTAGGCTTGGGAAGCTGCAGGCGAGGGGAGTCAgcaagaaggaggaggaggaggaaggtcaGGAAATAGAGAGGGTTTGTAAGAACTGATGGTGATAAATtgtcaaactgcaaacaagcttttctgttttgaaaatgtttggatTGCCGTTTCAGAATAGAGGAGGGAACGCAGAGAGGGTGAAAAATGGAGAAATGatgggaggaagaagaagaggatgaaggggcagaagacaaagaaaaatatttattctttGAAAAAACTGTctcaatattctctctcttccttctcactatgttttcttcttcctcctctcctgtcatGCCTTCCAACTGCCTCTTCTTCTTGTAATGTCCTCTCCACTTTTCAATTTAATGAagatattttttgtattttttactactactacttacaaagaatgttttttctgttgagCATGACAGATTATTCTTGACCAAATCCAAACTTTCCATCATTCTGAGCTCTTTTGCTGCGTCCAAAGTCAAGCTCAACCGGGACGAAAGG contains:
- the abcb6b gene encoding ATP-binding cassette sub-family B member 6 isoform X1, whose product is MKVNCSILVDLKKSCTAFACTKRPSKELDVHFFPIQQPSSPPSSSSLPTVWKGFGRKVRLLQPYVWPKGSSALQGLVLLCVGLLAAERLVNVLVPVYSKNIVNELSAGSSWTSLIITVCIYTLLKFLQGGGAGTSGFISNLRQFLWIKVQQFTSRGVQVRLFSHLHGLSLRWHLERHTGDVLRSVDRGTSSINNLLSYILFSILPTICDIIIAIIYFVSYFSIWFGLIVLACMVLYLTCTVLITEWRTKYRREMNNQDNNAKSRAVDSLLNFETVKYYNAEDYEVRCFEEAILKYQYCEWKSSASLALLNQTQNIIIGSGLLAGSLLCAYLVSKGQFQVGDYVLFGTYIIQLYTPLNWFGTYYRLIQSSFVDMENMLALLTVQKEVEDVEDAQDLQLTAGQVEFDRVSFSYVSGAEVLRDVSFKVEAGQTVALVGPSGSGKSSILRLLFRFYDPQSGCIRIDGQDISKVRQSSLRSHIGVVPQDTVLFNDTIGNNIRYSRVTASRQEVEKAAMAADIHTRIMELPQGYETDVGERGLKLSGGEKQRVAIARTILKEPRIILLDEATSSLDTQTERNIQASLAKVCTNRTTIVVAHRLSTVVEADQILVVHNGQIAERGRHDELLVQGGLYAAMWMKQQKSLDTQNTETQINNHIQDTELN